Part of the Prunus dulcis chromosome 8, ALMONDv2, whole genome shotgun sequence genome is shown below.
ACTGTCATACATTCTTTCAACAACTCtgaaaaaaagtcaaaaactgCAGAATTTTTCTGCAGCGATAAGCCATCATAGCACTTACAAACCATCTTTCAAAACAGCAGAAAATACGATTGAAACTCTTCTGATATgaaatgaagaagataagAACACACTGATCAGATATTTGTCCTCTCAAACATTCGTTCTATGCATGATGGTAATGGTGCAACTTGTACAATAACACTTTTCCAGCAGCATTTCCTACAGCCATGAAACCTCCACCAGGGCTAAAATCCAAGCAGCGGGGATAGTGAAGGGCCTTCTTCTGCGGAGGCCAGTTTGAGAAAACAGTAAATGATGGAACATGTATCAACTTTAAGCTGTTCTTCTTCATGCTCGAACAAATAGCCAATATTTGAGCATCGCTGTTGAACTTCAGAAAATCTACTTTTGTCGTAAGATTCTCGATGGTCTTGATTGGTTTTCTCTTGCCACCCAAAAACTCCTCATTGTTGTAAATATTGACAATCCCACTGTCTGAACCAGCAGCAAACAATGCTCCATTTGGAGATGTACAAAGAGATGTACCATTTATACAACCTTCATCAACAGCCTTATGGAGGCAAGCCCCTGTTCTGAGATCCCAGTGGTAAACCTGTCCATCTCCACCAGAGCTCAACAATTGCTTCCCATCATCGGCAAAAGCTAAAGAACGAACGGTTCCATTCATCTTTAATGTCCCAAtcaattcttttgttttagaCGAAACCAACAAGATATAACCTTCATTTCCCACAAAGGCAATTGTACTAGAATCAGGGGAAACCTCAAAAACTTCCAAGCTTTTCTCCTCTCGACCAACCAAGGGACCTATTTTATCAACTTTTGCCTTCACCAAGTCAAAGCTGTAAAAGAAGTTCCTCCTTCCAGCTATAATAACCTGAGAGCCATCAGGCAAAAAGGACGCCTTCCGAACAGGACAGTCATCAAGAAAGATGCTCTCTATTTTAGTATTGCGCTTGCCATCAATCTGAAAAAACCTAAGCCTCCGATCCAATCCAGCAGTAAGAAGCAACTGCCCATTTCTATGAAACTGCACTGAATTTATTGGTCCTTTAGAAGGTTCCTCTGCATTTGCATGTACAAGTACTGAATATTCAAGAAGTCCAGGCAACAATTTTGCACTGCTCTTCACAACAAGATCCTCATTTGTTCGAAGGAGATCATCAACAGCATCTACACCCTTGTAGCCACGGGCCACTGCTACCCCATTTTCATCATCTGATGATTCATCATCAGAATATCTACTGTTCCTCAACTGTGGATCAAGCTGAGCCCATTCTGTCCCAGGGTTCAGCTTAGCATGTTGAGCCCTCAATCTTGAGACATAATCTGAACCAGAAATCAAACTCTCATCCTCCTCCTTCCTCAGCTTCCTTAATCTGTTAACTTTAGCAATATTTATATTGGTCTTTTCCTCTTCCTCATCCACCCAGACAGGTTTCCTTTGCCTAGTTTCCTCTTCCGATAACTCTCCATCCTCTTCATGCACCGAGAGCACACTACTGGCCGAACGGtccacaaagaacaaagaacCTTTATCCACTGCATCTCCAACTTCTTCCTCATCCTCCTTTCCAAACTCAAGTGGGGAATAAATGGCTCCAAACAAAAAGTTTTCCAGcttcttcatttccttctCTTGCTCAATAGCCACTTTCTCATCCTCCTCCTTGTGTGCTTTCTTTCGCTTCTTCGTTTTCATAATATCTAAGTTAGATTGATTTCCATTTCCATTGTCATCATTCCCTTGCAGAAATGAAGGCTCATCAACATCATCCCTTTTAGTCTTGTTGGCTTTAAAAGCCGAAGGAACATTCTGTGATATTAAACTCATCTTTTACAAGAACAATGCCTATCTGCTTctgcaaaataaaaacaagtgaAACTGAGGTCCCATACAACAGTCACAGCCAAAATGGTTTTCGAAAATATGTAGAAAACTAAACATATACTCGGGCAATATTTCTAACTTTGAGTGACCAACAAATTTTGAGCTTTATGGAGGCGACAGCGTGaggtaggttttttttaaagtcaggaaaaaaaaaaatttctttaaaacaagTCCCGACCCGCCTAGACCCGCCCAGGCGCCTACCCCTAACGATTAGGGGTAAATCGTAGCGGTGTCCTCCCGCCTAGCGCCTTTCGAACACTGACCATAACAACTCCCAGACCACAAAATTCTGATAATCATAATTGCTGAAGCTCTGTTATTAACATAAACAATGAATGCCTGAAGTTCCAAGCTATGAGCCCAAAACAAGTTAACAGTCCAgaacaaaaacacacaaaaacagagtttgagaatAAAACGACAAATATAATTTCGTTTTTAGCCATAAAACAGAAGCAAAGATAGAAACCCAAAACGAAAAACAACTTACTGCAAAGATGAAGTCTTTTGAAGGACGGTGAGCTTCGGCGGCGCGGAACGGCAGAAAACAAACAGCGGACCAGAGCTAGCTTTCAAAGAGAAACGAAGGTTGTTTGTGTTTGATGCGGTTATAACATAAAACGAGGTCGTTTATACAGAAGCTCCAAAACACATGTCTTTTGGTCAAATAGTCAAActtttcatcatcatcattcatcacTACTATTTTATTGTCGACAAAAGCGATGTCGTTTCACGTAGTGAAGGAAGGGCTGGTTAATTTTGAGCTTGACGGATTTGGGCTTGTGCTGGTGTAGcatttccttttcaatttatttGGCTGGAAACCTAATTAAAAACCcaataattttctgtttttaataTAAGCCGATATTTTAAACAATTCTAATGAACGAGGAGATAGATCAAACTCGGATGCAAGCTGATAAACTTGttgctcttttcttttttattaatagCAATGTGGGATTCAAACTTTAAACTCATCTTCTCTATTAACAGAAATACGGATTTGAACTTAAAACTCATCtaaacatttaaaaaagaaatacaattAGACTAATAGTTAATTCTCGACATAGTATATTTATCGAAATTTTGTGCATCGTGACAGCAATATAGGTTTTATTACATTTTCCCAACGATAAACATTAAGGTACTAAATTAACTAACAACAAGTGACCCACTAATTACTAAAGCCTAACAATCTTCATATACATGCAGAAAATACTATATGCAACACTAGTCACCGATCATCTCCTTACAgtcattatatattttaaccATAAAAATCCCAGAAGCTAATGTTTTCTATAACTAATAAGTAAGAACCCCACGTTATAATATACAGTTGaagatttatttttatttttattttttatcttcttgTGGTTAGTAACTAATGATCGGAGGCAAGGCCTAATTGTTTGAGATGGTGGTGTATGTCTTCAGGGTGATCATCGAGTTTCGGGCGTTCGGGCTGGATCCAACGGCCATCCTTGCTCCTCACCATGCCCTTGTTCTCATCTTGCCTCCAGTAAGGTGGAACCAAGTAATGATCTTTCAAGAAATCAGAGGCTTTGTTCACCAATGCTGGGTCTCTTCCACTCGCTAGCACAAATCTATGGCCTTTCCCATGGTATCTGCATTTCATTAAACAGACAATTAGTTTAATTATTCTCGTTACTATATATTTTCGCATGCATCAAATAtgcatataataaataaaatatgtaattCTAATTCAGTTACTTCTGAATTTTGATAACAATAtgataattgttttgttttgaaatgtCTCTACTAATTTCTTTGCTGCATGCATGCCTTCGAAGACCGGAAGACACGGTGTAAACAGGATTATTCACTACAATTTCTATGTCTACACTACACACAGTCAAAATAGAAGAGCTATTCTATTCACATGGTGTAAAAAACACATTTTTCCAAAAGATGGAACTagtttatgtgtttttttatcTGTCTATTTCAGTCATTATATCGACGTGTCCGTATCCGTGTTCAGACAAACAACATATCGAGAATATATCAATATTCATTTTAACAATCAAAATCCATAGTGACACGATACATTTATCAAGTCCACCTAATCTAACAACTCGGatatagaaaataataaagtacTGTCTAGAAAAGCATCAAATTGCCTGTAAGATAAGCTTATAGGCAAACCATGCATAATTATTGAATGTCTCTTTCATGAGTACACAGATAGCCAATTGCTAATTGTAGGGAGGGAACTGTTATTATACTGTGCCActgaaatatttattattttacttaCAACTATGCTTACaaacaataattcaattgagatGCATGGGGAACATGATCTtatcaattatttttaaattggcTCTCAAGCGCAGCCAAGTCATTTTCGATCGATGTGCGAAAGATATCTCTACCAACTGAATGATGCACAGAGGTGTCACATGCtcctatttattttgtttttatcttaaattaaaattctAAATAAGTTAAGACTCGCCAacaatactattttttttgtttttattgcaATACAACgaaataaaattagtttttttttgacaaaatgaTATTGTAAACTATTCTaatgaatgaagaaaaagatCAAACTCAAATGCAAAGAGGCGGACATATCATCTTAAACAATTGACCTGACTCATgcccaaaattaaaattgatctTAAGAcccaacaaaatcaataatattTACTACAGTTCTGATCTCTTAGACTACAGGAGTCTAAGAGATTTGTGACCACCTACCATTGGATGTAAATttaacggttcactcactcttgcactccttttaagaagctttttttaattattggaTTAATATCTAAAGATGAGTGACCACAATATTTTAAACTCCTGTGGTCAAAGAGATCGAAACTGATATTTACTAATCACATGTTAATCAAATAATACTAACCCGTCAAGCAAATGCAAGTGAGCCTCCAAATTATGCGCACAAACAGGATCACTCGTCTGCTTCAAAAACGGTGAGTTTTTATGATCCAACTCAAGCTGGACCCCGACGTGCGAGTAGCTCCACGGCAAGCCCTCCGCCAACTTCATCAGCCGCGGCGCCACGTGTTCATTAAAGAACAGCCCAGGCGATTTAGGCACCACGTCATGAACGTTCACAACCCTCAACACCTTCACCCCCAGCGACTCAAGCCGCTCCTTAAACCGCACGTTCCCTACCCGAGGACCCGAGAACGATAAAACGGATACGGGCACGACCTGACCGTCCGCCGTCACGTTCAAACCCATTTCCGTTATATCGTACGAGCTCAAAATCGCCAGCGCGCTCCCGAGGCTGTGCCCGGTGATCGTAATGCTCAATTCCTCGCCGGAATACTCCTCCACCAATCGCTTGATCTCCGTTAAAATCTGTTCCCTCGCCGAAAACGTAGAATATCGGCACGTCTCGTCTTTATCGGTGTAAAGATCCAGAAAACCGGATTCGACTTTGACGGTCGGATCCGGGCAGGGAATCTTATTCCCGGAAACGGGCTTTAAAAAGTCCATTAAGTCCACGATCCACTCGAGTCGGGTCACGGTGCCCCGCCACGCGATGCTGATGTCGCGCCGGCCTAAACGGGCTGTCGTTTCGTCGTCCGAAACGGCGATGTATCCGATCCAGttggcgtttttgctccaGACTTTTGGCCAGCGCGACTTCTTGAAGAAGTTGGGGAGGTTGATGTTTGACGTGGCGAAGAGGTAGCGTGACACGTGGTAGCCGTGGTGGGCCATGCCCAGAGACGGGAAGAAGCTGCGGCGGACGAAGCGGCAGCTGCCGCAGTACTTGGAGAAGGGGTCGAAGTCGAAGGCGTCGTAGCAGGCCTGGGCCATCTCGCCGTAGCGGATGAGCTCGGATCGCAGAAGCGGGTCCATCGGGTCGAGTAACCCGACCCAGTCGTCTTGGCCGTGGAGCTCCCGCCATACGTCGGAGAGACGGCGCTCGTGGTGGGTAGTGTTAATATCTTCTTGTCGTTGATTCTGATCGTCTTTGTTGAGACTTTCTTTTTCGAGCTCGGTGATTATGGAGGTCAAGGAGTCGCTGGTTTTTGAGTGGAGCGCCTTGGTGGTGACGGTGGAGGTTGTTGGGATGGTGAGGTTTGATGGGTTTGAGCCTCCAAAGGGATGGTATTTTCTGCTCGAAACGGTGAGTTTTGGGAAGGGGAGGAGAGTGCTGTATATGGAAATGGCCATTGGGGACGAAAGAACAAACAGGTGGTGAGCAATTGAACGGTgaatgaagaagagagagagagagagatgtgtaAAATAAAGTGGTTATATTTAAGATGGAGAAATTGATTCCTGACACTGAGCTAGTCcttttatatttgtatataGTCAACAAGTACGTATTTTTCTGAGTACTTTACTTCCATGTGGTACATGAGGTCCTCATTGGTCATGGAAGCCCACGTTGACCATCTGTCAGTCTTCGAGAAAGCTTTCACGGGATGAACGGTTGGGTATAGTTTGCCGCGACTTGCCTGACGTACATTTGACATAACAAGCCAATATTATATAACACAACAGGAAAGAAGGAAATTGTGTgtccaatatattttttcttattaatttatgGGCCTAATTTGATATTCTCATGCCATTTTCACTTcgttactttatatatatatataagtaatattctattttaatttaatttaaattataaaaagagaaatttaattgaatttacAAATTGAAGAGTATATCTGTTGTCACTTCGTGAGCTAAGTAACTGATAATTTGAAGTTCTAGATGCATCtattattattgaaaataaagACTAGTTTCTGTACTAATTCAAGGTGGCAGGCGGATGCCCGTCCACCACATGGGTTCTTGTCATTTTATTAGATTTACAGAGATTTTGTACGATGTGATTAAGCTGGATAATATTGTATATACCAAAATAAATCACTTCATGTCCccaattaattattatatacGATTTTCGTAACCAtatgttctctttttttaagcAAACAATACAttatattgtatatatatatatacagtcctgatctcttggacccctgtagtccaagagatttatggtcactcaccgttggatgtaaattcaacggttcactcatttatgatttgaatcgggtaataatcatttatgtcatattgcatttatacatatcattttgaaccattggattaatatccaacggtgggtgaccacaatctcttggactcctgtggtccaagagatcgggactgtatatatatatatatatgaaatgatCTGGAACTGTATTAATATTCATGATTTTGGAGTAATATTATTTAGAGTATACTAGTGATTTGCCCCCTGAACTTGTACCTAGCTTTCAATTGACCATctattcttgtttttttagaaaataaaggatatgaactcttttttttcacaattttcccCCTACTGTCTAAAttctcaacatttcatccaattttcagttaaaaattatttttttgaacaaatttgaagaaaaagagtaaaCCTAATGCCAACTCCTTCTATCTCCTCCCTTCCCCACCCCCATAGACCCCTGCCCTCACCTTTACCCCTCCCCCTTGGGTTTTCTTCATCTACACctgcaaagagagagagagagtattatttggattttatagtttttactttattttttatttatttgtaatgtacaaaatgaccattttgccTTCATATTTAACtgcaaattggatgaaatgttgtaaATTTAGGGGGGAAATTGgcgaaaaaaaataagttcatattctttttttttttttttttttaaatgaatagGGAGTCAATTGAAAATTATGTACAAATTCATGAAGCAAATCACTAGTATAccctattatttattttgattttgtaattAGAGGGTTGTTGAAGTATGTTTCCAAGAAGTTTAGCAATGGAATTGAAATTCAACTTTTGCTGTCTGTGATCATAGTGCTTGTTGACGTGTGAATTAGTGACGCGCGGCATGTGATGTTCTTAGAGAGGATATTTATGTGATATATTAATGGAAATTGCGCCTATATATCCAGCTAATGGCAATAGTaattagagaaaaataagTAACAACAGCTGGCCAATATAATTAAACGTCGTTTTCAAACCAGGACTTGTCTACTTTTTGTTTACGAAATTATTCGTTTTGGGTAAAGATCTTTTAATAAGTTGTCTGCAAATCATAAACGTGGACCATTTCTGTTCATCGAGGCTGGAATATGGTGGATGGGGGTTGATGAGGACCGAATCCAAGTGTGGTTTTTCTTGAGAGTGTACGCACTTCTTTCGCATCGTCTTGAGAATAATGGCTTCCTCTCCTCAAAGTGAAAACGACTTTAGGAGCATAGACATTACTAAGCACCAAAGAAAAACAGTGAACCAAAATATCTTCAATCACATTGCAAGCACCAACCGAGACTGATCATCTCAGTGATTATCAAATTTACCTTTACAACTCAATTATGCATCCAACCACAACCTCGTTTTGATGATAGAAAGTTTATCTATGAAATATCGTTTAGTTTATGATATAAGAGCGAGTTAGTAATAATATGATCATAAATTCAGGACTTGCGGACATAcacgtatataaatatgactCGTGATATGTGAAAAAATAACTcgtttttaaaatatatgataataACATAAACAAAGTAGTACAAAATATGGTCCGTACGTAATGAATATAATATGTAATGTTGGTTGGACTATGCTTAGGCTTACACTATATTACTTGCTTACCAGATTATTCCGTATGACCTACCTAACTCATATTTGACATTGCGAatactttatattttttttgtattatcaataaaattactATCGcctttcaataaaaataaaaacaaaaaaaacaaaacatgtaTTGGATGCCGCTTTctaattttgttaaatttagaATTTAATATGTTGGTGGtgacttttttatatttctggTGACAAGACAAACTATGGCCCAATAGGCCCATGTTGGTTTTGACtcaattttttatgaattctttttggggtattcattggtttgaatttaaatacGTCAATATGTAGCCAATATGTCGACCTGATCTGATATGATTGATACTGGATTAGAATGGTGATGAAATTGAAT
Proteins encoded:
- the LOC117612228 gene encoding U3 small nucleolar RNA-associated protein 18 homolog, producing the protein MSLISQNVPSAFKANKTKRDDVDEPSFLQGNDDNGNGNQSNLDIMKTKKRKKAHKEEDEKVAIEQEKEMKKLENFLFGAIYSPLEFGKEDEEEVGDAVDKGSLFFVDRSASSVLSVHEEDGELSEEETRQRKPVWVDEEEEKTNINIAKVNRLRKLRKEEDESLISGSDYVSRLRAQHAKLNPGTEWAQLDPQLRNSRYSDDESSDDENGVAVARGYKGVDAVDDLLRTNEDLVVKSSAKLLPGLLEYSVLVHANAEEPSKGPINSVQFHRNGQLLLTAGLDRRLRFFQIDGKRNTKIESIFLDDCPVRKASFLPDGSQVIIAGRRNFFYSFDLVKAKVDKIGPLVGREEKSLEVFEVSPDSSTIAFVGNEGYILLVSSKTKELIGTLKMNGTVRSLAFADDGKQLLSSGGDGQVYHWDLRTGACLHKAVDEGCINGTSLCTSPNGALFAAGSDSGIVNIYNNEEFLGGKRKPIKTIENLTTKVDFLKFNSDAQILAICSSMKKNSLKLIHVPSFTVFSNWPPQKKALHYPRCLDFSPGGGFMAVGNAAGKVLLYKLHHYHHA
- the LOC117612178 gene encoding phospholipase A1-Igamma2, chloroplastic; translation: MAISIYSTLLPFPKLTVSSRKYHPFGGSNPSNLTIPTTSTVTTKALHSKTSDSLTSIITELEKESLNKDDQNQRQEDINTTHHERRLSDVWRELHGQDDWVGLLDPMDPLLRSELIRYGEMAQACYDAFDFDPFSKYCGSCRFVRRSFFPSLGMAHHGYHVSRYLFATSNINLPNFFKKSRWPKVWSKNANWIGYIAVSDDETTARLGRRDISIAWRGTVTRLEWIVDLMDFLKPVSGNKIPCPDPTVKVESGFLDLYTDKDETCRYSTFSAREQILTEIKRLVEEYSGEELSITITGHSLGSALAILSSYDITEMGLNVTADGQVVPVSVLSFSGPRVGNVRFKERLESLGVKVLRVVNVHDVVPKSPGLFFNEHVAPRLMKLAEGLPWSYSHVGVQLELDHKNSPFLKQTSDPVCAHNLEAHLHLLDGYHGKGHRFVLASGRDPALVNKASDFLKDHYLVPPYWRQDENKGMVRSKDGRWIQPERPKLDDHPEDIHHHLKQLGLASDH